A window of the Loxodonta africana isolate mLoxAfr1 chromosome 3, mLoxAfr1.hap2, whole genome shotgun sequence genome harbors these coding sequences:
- the TICAM1 gene encoding TIR domain-containing adapter molecule 1: protein MADTEPSLPGAFDILRGAGQDKLLHLKHKLKTLHLSCQGASLLRAMVLLALGQDTEARLSLEMLRTDAAAQFVARRWASMDITEALEEPKDMSWTVACVYHLLAEEKLCPASLREAAYRAALQALSSMDDPRLPELQAEARDRCGWDVSNSGGFQPLHSHLGGRPPSSALRSEIRSVPQPIRNPSGWSQACSLKSTDSPASLASNLEISQSPTMLFLTQPHSPPRPSKLCDEPRDSLRPEPTPMGCQEPEQVNWPPSMETDPPQEPPHSPAPQLPVVAPDPSPAGLPNPSTPLASRAHYPEECTEVSVAPQSLPSTPQSLPSPVLDPPDNPTKNGTSVPLSVEDTASQKSKQSPPPPSAPQTSSPSHSASASPACAAPPASSSGPAPPELESSEQKFYNFVVLHARADEHVALRVRERLEQLGVPDGATFCEDFRVPGRGELSCLQDAIDHSAFTILLLTPNFDCRLSLHQVTQALMSSFVRHGWQDSVIPFQPLETSELSSDATRLLSSLVCLNEHSQLFERKVKNTFKRQKLQERKATWKKEQQVRAVREYSQHLEGERQHAAEMSTAYSAYLQSYLAFQAQMERLQVALGTQMSLGPQMPPGVQMPFAGQVPQGVQLPLPTWPGYPQPPLPPWLASTPPPAFPQPPSFLPVSPGSPQSPGLQPLIIHHAQMVQLGLNNHMWGQREAQAPEDKSQEAE from the coding sequence ATGGCCGACACAGAACCCTCGCTCCCTGGAGCATTTGACATTCTCCGTGGGGCGGGCCAGGACAAGCTCTTGCATCTGAAGCACAAACTAAAGACACTGCATCTGAGCTGCCAGGGGGCCAGCCTACTGCGTGCCATGGTGCTCCTGGCGTTGGGCCAGGACACTGAGGCCCGACTCTCCCTGGAGATGCTGAGGACAGATGCAGCAGCCCAGTTTGTGGCCCGCCGGTGGGCCAGCATGGACATCACTGAGGCCCTAGAGGAGCCAAAGGACATGTCCTGGACAGTTGCCTGTGTGTACCACTTGCTGGCTGAGGAGAAGCTGTGCCCGGCGTCACTGCGGGAGGCCGCCTACCGAGCTGCCCTCCAGGCCCTCAGCTCCATGGACGACCCCCGGCTGCCAGAGCTCCAGGCAGAGGCCCGTGACCGGTGCGGGTGGGACGTCAGCAACTCGGGTGGCTTCCAGCCCCTGCACTCCCATCTGGGCGGCCGCCCACCATCCTCGGCATTGCGCTCAGAGATAAGGAGCGTACCTCAGCCCATCAGGAATCCCTCAGGCTGGAGCCAGGCGTGTTCCCTGAAGTCCACGGACAGCCCAGCCTCTCTGGCCAGCAACCTGGAGATCAGCCAGTCACCCACCATGCTTTTCCTCACCCAGCCCCACAGCCCCCCCAGGCCCAGCAAGCTCTGTGATGAGCCCCGGGACAGCCTTAGGCCCGAGCCTACCCCCATGGGCTGCCAGGAGCCGGAGCAGGTGAACTGGCCCCCCTCCATGGAGACTGACCCCCCTCAGGAGCCCCCACACAGTCCAGCCCCCCAGCTGCCTGTGGTGGCCCCAGATCCAAGCCCTGCTGGCCTTCCCAACCCCTCAACACCGCTGGCATCCAGAGCCCACTATCCAGAGGAGTGTACTGAGGTGTCTGTGGCCCCCCAGTCTCTCCCCTCAACCCCCCAGTCTCTCCCCTCACCTGTCCTAGACCCCCCGGACAACCCTACCAAAAATGGGACATCAGTCCCACTTTCTGTAGAAGACACTGCCTCCCAGAAATCTAAGCAGAGCCCGCCTCCTCCCTCAGCCCCCCAAACGTCCTCTCCCTCACACTCTGCTTCTGCATCACCGGCGTGTGCGGCTCCCCCGGCCTCGTCCTCAGGCCCCGCGCCCCCCGAGTTGGAGTCCTCCGAGCAAAAGTTCTATAACTTTGTGGTCCTCCATGCCAGGGCCGATGAGCACGTGGCTCTGCGTGTCCGTGAGAGGCTGGAGCAGCTGGGCGTCCCGGACGGGGCCACCTTCTGCGAGGACTTCCGGGTGCCCGGGCGCGGCGAGCTGAGCTGCCTGCAAGATGCCATCGACCACTCTGCCTTCACCATTCTGCTGCTCACTCCCAACTTCGACTGCCGCCTGAGCCTGCACCAGGTGACCCAGGCCCTGATGAGCAGCTTCGTGAGGCACGGCTGGCAGGACTCCGTCATCCCCTTCCAGCCGTTGGAGACATCCGAGCTCAGCTCCGACGCAACCAGGCTGCTCTCCAGCCTTGTGTGCTTGAACGAACACTCCCAGCTCTTTGAAAGGAAGGTGAAAAACACCTTCAAGAGGCAGAAACTGCAGGAGCGCAAGGCCACCTGGAAAAAGGAGCAGCAGGTCCGGGCGGTCCGGGAATACAGCCAGCACCTGGAGGGTGAGCGACAGCACGCGGCCGAGATGAGTACCGCCTACTCTGCCTACCTGCAGAGCTACCTGGCCTTTCAGGCGCAGATGGAGAGGCTACAGGTGGCTTTGGGAACCCAGATGTCGCTCGGGCCTCAAATGCCCCCCGGGGTTCAGATGCCCTTTGCGGGGCAAGTGCCCCAGGGGGTTCAGCTGCCCTTGCCTACCTGGCCAGGCTACCCTCAGCCACCCCTGCCTCCATGGCTGGCTAGCACTCCTCCACCAGCCTTCCCGCAGCCCCCCTCCTTCCTACCAGTTTCCCCTGGGTCCCCTCAGAGCCCTGGGCTGCAGCCCCTCATTATCCACCACGCGCAGATGGTCCAGCTGGGGCTCAACAACCATATGTGGGGCCAAAGGGAGGCCCAGGCCCCTGAGGACAAATCACAAGAAGCAGAATGA